GTTGAAGCGGGATATTGCGATCAAGGCACGTTCAAACGGCTTTTCCCATGAAATACGGATTGTCGGTGTCACAAAAGGAAGATCCGACGAAGACGCCTTGGCGTTGTTTACAGCCGGAGTGGACCACCTGGCGGAAAACCGCTGGGAATTCCTGTCGGGTCGGGCGGATCTTTGTCTGTCCGGACGCTCTCCTCTCTGGCATTTTATCGGAGCTCTTCAGAGACGATCCCTCCGTCAGAATTACCGTCCCGTCTATTCCGTGGACACGGTGGACCGGCCTTCGGTCCTTCCGGTTCTGGCCCGTCTGGCGGAACAAGCGAAAGTGCGCCAGAATATTCTGGTGGAGCTTGACCTGACCGGTCTTCCGGGAAGGTCGGGCGTTCGGGAAGACAATCTCGACAGTCTCCTGAAGGAATGCAGCGGCTGGCCGGAGCTGGAGGTCAAGGGATTTCTGGTCATGGGACCTCCTCCGGAAGACCGGGCCTTTTCCCGACAGGTGTTTCGCCGGGGAAGAGCCTTGTTCGAACGGTTTTTTTCCGGGAATGACCATGTCCTGTCGATGGGAATGAGCGAGGATTATTCGGAAGCCGTGGCCGAGGGTTCGACAGAAGTCCGGATCGGCCGGTATTTTTTTGGGGAAGCGGGGGAATAGGGTGGGGGTATCAGAGTCGGGCGGCATCTGCTGGGTTCTCGGAGGGGGGCGCATGGGACAGGCCTTTCTGTCCGGAGTCCTGAAAAAAGGGCGGCGAAACCGTCCGGAAAAAGTGTTTGTCTGCGATCCGGATCCCGAGGTCCGGGAACGCCTGTCGGGAGAAGGGACGGTGGAAGTCGTTCCTTCCGTGGACGAACTTGTCCGAAAGGGGGAAAAGTCTTCTCCTTCCCTGGTCTTCTGGGCCGTAAAACCCTCCCTTTTTTCCGAATTGGCCCCAGTCTTGCGCTCTCTGGACATCTGTCCCCTGGGGGTGTCGGTCATGGCGGGAACGCCTCTCTCCACCCTGCAGGAGAGTCTTCCCCGGTGGCGCTGGATACGAACGATGTCGAACCTGGCATTGACGAGGGGAGAAGGGATGACCCTCCTGACTCCCGGTGCCCGCGCGCAGGACGAGGATCTTTCCGCCGTCTCCCGGATTTTTCTGGAGCTTGGGCGCGTGATGATGCTTCCGGAAAAAGACTTTGACGTGGCGACCGCTCTTGCGGGTTCGGGACCGGGCCTCATGGCCCTTGTTCTGGAAGCTCTTTCCGATGCCGGTGTTCGCCACGGGCTCAAGCGGGAAGATGCCGTGTTCCTTTCGGCTCAGATGTTGAAGGGGACGGCGTCCCTGATTCTGGAGGAAGGAATGGACCCTTCGGAACTCAGGAAGAGAGTGGCGTCTCCGTCCGGCACGACGATCGAAGGACTTGTTGCACTGGAGGAAGGTGGTGTCCGGGCATCGTTCATTCAGGCGGTTGCCCGCATGGTCGGACGTTCTCAGGAGATGGCCGTTCATTCTCGAAAGGAGGATTCCCATTTTACTCGTTGATCGTTTGCTGACCATCTATTCCTGGGTTATCATCATTCGGGCCCTTCTATCCTGGGTCGCTCCGGATCCTTACAATCCGGTTGTCCGTATCCTGCATCAAGTGACCGAACCGGTTCTTGCTCCCATTCGGAAACTGGTCCCTCCCGAAAAGCTGGCCGGAATGGATATTTCTCCCCTCATCGCAATTTTTCTCATTCAGGTCCTCCAGCACTTTCTGTATTAGTCGGGAGGACACTCTCCGCTTCAAGAAAAAGAAAGGAGACGGGATTTATGATTGATCAGGGTCGAATCGATGAAATCCGGCATCTGGAATTTTCCAGAGTCTTTCGGGGTTACGAGCCCCGTGAAGTGGAAGAAACCCTCGTCAAGATTTCCGAGGAAATGACGGAATTGCTGGCGGCCTATCGGGCCCAGCAGGAAAGTCTGGCCCGCGTTGAAAGCCGGCTTAGCGAAGTGGAAAAAAAAGAAAAACTTCTGTCGGATACCCTTTTAGAGGCAAAAGCTCTCGCAGAGAGCACGGTGGAAGCGGCGCGAAAGGAAGCCGATGAAATCGTTCGGGATGCGGACCTGTCTGCCCGGCAAATTCTTTCGGATGCGGAGGAACGTCGCCGGAGAGCGGAAGAGTGGTTTTCCAGTACCCGGGAAGGTTGGCTTTTCGATCTCGCCCGCATCCGGAAAGACACTGTTCAGATGGTCCAGTCGCTGGAAAGTCTTGAGAATCAATGGAATGCCCTGACCTGGCCGAAACCTCCCGCTGATCCGGAAGGATCTGCCAATCCTTTACCTGAAGGAGATTGACGGATTCGGGTGTCAAAGCCTTCGGAACCGTTCTCTTCGGAAGGAAGGGTCCGGATTCGGGTCCGTCCGGGAAAAAAGAAAGATGTCCTCCTCCTTTCGGGCGAAGAATTCTCGGCCGACCTTTCCGCACCGGCCCGGGAAGGAGCGGCAAACGATCGTCTCCTCCGAAATCTTTCCTATTGGCTTGCCTGGCCTGTTTCCAATATCCGGATTGAAAAAGGTGAGTCATCCCGTCTGAAAACAATCGCGATTAGAGGAATGACCGGGGAGGAGGTCCGAAAAAGGCTTCTTGCCTGTGTCCAGGATTCTTCGAACAAAGACTAATCGAAGGTGAGAGTTTCGCTTCGCACGCCTTGTCCATCATCAATTCTGATCTGAAAGGTGATTGAGTCGACGGGAGAGCCTCCGAGCCAAAGCGTTCTCTCTGCGGTTTCGCCCGGAGAGAGCGGTTCGAAAAGAAGATAGGCGGGAGGAAGCTTTAAGGGGATCACGGAACCGTTTCCGATTTTGTAACTCGCTCCGATCAGCTGATATTTCACCGGGGTCTTTCCGCTCAGATGCGTCTTGAAGTAGGCCACCGAAGGACTCAGCATCATCTGGAAGGTCAGGGTCCAGCCATTTCCGTGAATCTCCCGGAACGTCGTCCGGGTGCTGATGCTTCTTTTCGAAACAGGCGTATGGGCCATCCACAGAGGCGTGCTCCGGAAGCCGACGACCGAACCGCCAATGCCTGCGACGAGGAGCAAACCGATGACGATATAGATGGCAATCGTGACTGGACTGAATCCGGGTTCCTCCCGGGGACGGCTCGGACTGAAAAATTCCTCGTCGGGCAATTCCTGGAACCCGGACCCGTTTCCAGGCTGGTCGGTCTTCTTTTGGACGGGGGGATCCTTTTGCTGTTTGTTGGAAGTGGACATGGGACTCCGGTTAAGAGGTGACGCGGTGGTCTGGGTAGGAAAGTCTGCCGGAAAACATCGTATCCGGCCCTACAACTCCTGAACCCTCTCATTTTACCTGATCATCCGAAAAAAGGGCAAGGAAAAACACGGATTTCCCCGACAGTGTTTTTGCGAGAGGATTTAGAAAGAAGAATTGAAACTCCTCTTTCTGGAAATCCAGCGGTTCCTCTCCGACAGGATAATCGGGGGGCTTTGTCTTTTCTCAGGAAGATTCTTGTCCTCCGGATTTTCGACTTTGGCCTTCAACCTCCTGCGATTCTGCCTTTCAAGATTCTCAGGCCGTTGGAAAAAAGAAGCAAAAATATTCTGAATTCTTGACCGTCGGACCTTCAGATCATAAAATGATTTGTTGGTCGAAGTTGAATTTCGGACAGAATGATTTTTCCCCGGCAAGACACGATCCCGATCGTTCAATCCCCGGTCGGAAAACCGGAGAAGATCCCTATACGGTCAATTTCGCGGAGGATTTCAGAGGAGGAATGATTGAAGGGTAAGGAACCAACCCGGGAGGAGCTGTTATCGTTCTCCTCCGGTATACAAATGGATTCCAGTGCAGAGAACACGACCCCGGTTTCCACAGAGGAGCTTCAGGAGAAGGTTCGTCTGGCGGCCGAATCACTGATTTCCCGACAGGTGGAAGAAGGCTATTGGGTCGAACCGCTGGAAGCCGATGTCACGATCACCTCCGAGTATATCCTCCTGCAATATCTTCTGGGACGTGAACGAGACGAGTTCTTCCGTCGGGCGGCCCCTTTCATCCTGGAGTCACAGGGAGAGGACGGAGGGTGGCCCCTCTACCATGGGGGTCCGGCGGAGATCAGCGCCACTGTCAAGGCATATCTGGCCCTGAAGCTTCTCGGGTATGATGCCGATCATCCGGCGATGCAGCGGGCCCGGGCTCTTGTTCTGGAGCGGGGCGGCGCCATTAATGTAAATGTTTTTACCAGGATCACGCTGGCCCTTTTTGGACAGTACGACTGGAAAGGCGTTCCGGCTCTTCCACCGGAGATGATCCTGCTTCCCCGATGGTTTCCCCTCTCCATCTATACCGTTTCCTACTGGTCCCGGACGGTCATTGTCCCTCTGCTTTTCATTTATCACTATAAGCCTCTTTTGGAGCTTCCCCCGGAAAAAGGTGTCCAGGAACTTTTCATTACGCCGATGAGTGAAGTCCGGGTCCACTATGCCTGGGACAAGCACTGGGTCTCCTGGAAAAACCTCTTTTTTGTTCTCGACAGGATACTGCAGGCCTGGAACCGGCATCCACCGTCATTTCTTCGTCGGAAAGCGTTGAAGAAGGCGATGGAATGGATGATTCCGAGACTCAAGGGAGAGGGGGGACTGGGCGCTATTTATCCGGCCATGGCAAACAGCGTCCTGGCCCTGCGTCTGGAAGGCTATGCGATGGACCACCCTCTGGTCCGTCGGGCTATCCAGTCTATCGACGACCTCGTTTTCGATCTGGGAGAGCAACAATCCGTTCAGCCATGTCATTCTCCGATCTGGGACACGGCGCTGGCTCTCGGGGCACTCTATGAGGCAGGACTTGACGAAGGGGCTCCGTTTGTCAGCAGGGCGCTGGACTGGTTCTGCCGAAAAGAAGTCCGGACGGTCGGGGACTGGTCCGTCCGTGTTCCCGGGGTCGAAGCCGGGGGATGGGCCTTCCAGTTTGAAAATGACTATTACCCGGATATCGACGATACATCCGTCGTTCTCATGGACTTTGCCAAGTGGGTTCCGGAGATGGGAGCCTATCGGGATGTTTTCCGCCGGGCGATCGAATGGACGCTATCCATGCAGGGAACGGACGGAGGCTGGGGAGCTTTTGACAAGGACAACGATTTTTTGTTCCTGAACAATATTCCTTTTGCCGATCATGGGGCCCTGCTTGATCCCAGCACCTCCGATGTGACGGGACGGGTCACGGAGCTTTTGGGAATTCTGGGGTATGATGCCAGAACCCCTGTTGTTCGGAGGGCCCTCCGGTTCCTGCGCAAGGAGCAGGAAGAGAACGGGTCGTGGTACGGCCGATGGGGTGTGAACTATATCTATGGGACATGGTCGGTGGTGTCGGCCCTGAAGGCTGTCGGGGAAGACATGTCCGCCCCTTATGTCCAGAAAGCCATGCAATTTCTATTTTCCAGACAGAATCCGGATGGGGGATGGGGTGAAAGCTGCTATTCCTATTTCCGGAAAGACACGGCGGGCGAGGGTGTTTCGACCTCTTCCCAGACAGCCTGGGCGCTGATTGCTCTTATTCACGGAGGCCATGTCCGGCATCCTGCTGTTTCGAAAGGCATCGACTTTCTTCTTTCCCGTCAACAGGCGGACGGGAAGTGGCTGGAACAGGAATATACAGGGACGGGATTTCCGAAGGTCTTCTATCTTCGCTACAATATGTATCGGGATTATTTCTCCCTCTGGGCACTTTCCCTGTACCGCAATGTTCTCCTGGACGGCCAGTCAAGAGTGGAACGATTGGCACGTCGCTGGAAGGGGAACCCGTACCCTGTCCGCTCCAGATTTCTTGCATGAAGGACCGTTCCCGTGGGTCCGGAAAACCGGACAACGGGGATGCTCCGGAGGAATCCCTCTGTCCGTCCCAGCT
The sequence above is drawn from the Leptospirillum ferriphilum ML-04 genome and encodes:
- a CDS encoding YggS family pyridoxal phosphate enzyme gives rise to the protein MDARIAVFRDRFDRLKRDIAIKARSNGFSHEIRIVGVTKGRSDEDALALFTAGVDHLAENRWEFLSGRADLCLSGRSPLWHFIGALQRRSLRQNYRPVYSVDTVDRPSVLPVLARLAEQAKVRQNILVELDLTGLPGRSGVREDNLDSLLKECSGWPELEVKGFLVMGPPPEDRAFSRQVFRRGRALFERFFSGNDHVLSMGMSEDYSEAVAEGSTEVRIGRYFFGEAGE
- the proC gene encoding pyrroline-5-carboxylate reductase, which gives rise to MGVSESGGICWVLGGGRMGQAFLSGVLKKGRRNRPEKVFVCDPDPEVRERLSGEGTVEVVPSVDELVRKGEKSSPSLVFWAVKPSLFSELAPVLRSLDICPLGVSVMAGTPLSTLQESLPRWRWIRTMSNLALTRGEGMTLLTPGARAQDEDLSAVSRIFLELGRVMMLPEKDFDVATALAGSGPGLMALVLEALSDAGVRHGLKREDAVFLSAQMLKGTASLILEEGMDPSELRKRVASPSGTTIEGLVALEEGGVRASFIQAVARMVGRSQEMAVHSRKEDSHFTR
- a CDS encoding YggT family protein translates to MLTIYSWVIIIRALLSWVAPDPYNPVVRILHQVTEPVLAPIRKLVPPEKLAGMDISPLIAIFLIQVLQHFLY
- a CDS encoding DivIVA domain-containing protein — protein: MIDQGRIDEIRHLEFSRVFRGYEPREVEETLVKISEEMTELLAAYRAQQESLARVESRLSEVEKKEKLLSDTLLEAKALAESTVEAARKEADEIVRDADLSARQILSDAEERRRRAEEWFSSTREGWLFDLARIRKDTVQMVQSLESLENQWNALTWPKPPADPEGSANPLPEGD
- a CDS encoding DUF167 domain-containing protein codes for the protein MSKPSEPFSSEGRVRIRVRPGKKKDVLLLSGEEFSADLSAPAREGAANDRLLRNLSYWLAWPVSNIRIEKGESSRLKTIAIRGMTGEEVRKRLLACVQDSSNKD
- the shc gene encoding squalene--hopene cyclase, yielding MKGKEPTREELLSFSSGIQMDSSAENTTPVSTEELQEKVRLAAESLISRQVEEGYWVEPLEADVTITSEYILLQYLLGRERDEFFRRAAPFILESQGEDGGWPLYHGGPAEISATVKAYLALKLLGYDADHPAMQRARALVLERGGAINVNVFTRITLALFGQYDWKGVPALPPEMILLPRWFPLSIYTVSYWSRTVIVPLLFIYHYKPLLELPPEKGVQELFITPMSEVRVHYAWDKHWVSWKNLFFVLDRILQAWNRHPPSFLRRKALKKAMEWMIPRLKGEGGLGAIYPAMANSVLALRLEGYAMDHPLVRRAIQSIDDLVFDLGEQQSVQPCHSPIWDTALALGALYEAGLDEGAPFVSRALDWFCRKEVRTVGDWSVRVPGVEAGGWAFQFENDYYPDIDDTSVVLMDFAKWVPEMGAYRDVFRRAIEWTLSMQGTDGGWGAFDKDNDFLFLNNIPFADHGALLDPSTSDVTGRVTELLGILGYDARTPVVRRALRFLRKEQEENGSWYGRWGVNYIYGTWSVVSALKAVGEDMSAPYVQKAMQFLFSRQNPDGGWGESCYSYFRKDTAGEGVSTSSQTAWALIALIHGGHVRHPAVSKGIDFLLSRQQADGKWLEQEYTGTGFPKVFYLRYNMYRDYFSLWALSLYRNVLLDGQSRVERLARRWKGNPYPVRSRFLA